GCTTTAAATTTCATGTCCTGCTAGAACATCTCAAGCTTGAAGAGGCTCAGTTAATTGCTGAATCTTACAGCAGTTCACGTCATCCATATACCAACACTATGGATGCCCTCAATCAACAGTATGGCCAGCCACACCAGTTAGCATTGCAGCGCATAGTGGAATTGATGGATGGGCCCAGCATCAGTACTGGAGATATTAAAACTTTTCGAATGTATGCTCTAAGGGTGAGATCCTTGGTGGGAATGCTGAAGCAACTGGGTAAGCCTGGCATGGTGGAATTGAGATGTGGCTCACATGTGTCCAGACTTCTGAGTAAATTGCCACATGATCTGCGGAGCAGTTTTAGAAGGTTTATTTATCCTCTAGACATAAAGATTCCTACCCTCCTCAACTTTGCAGACTGGTTGGAATATGAAATCCAAGTTCAAGAAGATTCCACAAGGTATACGAGCCGTTCGGGCAGAGGATACTCAACCAGTTCGTCCAGGGAGATGCCAAGGAAGGTGAAATCATACTACAAAGGGACAGAAGTTCTACTTGGCACAGAGAAATCCCCTTCATCACCACCATATTCCTCATCAGTCACAGCTAAGACTACAAAAGGGAAAGCTTACTGCCCTTATTGTGATAACAACAAACACTCTTTGAATAATTGTGTAAATTTCTCTCAACTCTCTAAATCTCAGAGGCAGAATTGGATCAAGGGGCACAACCATTGCTGGCGCTGCGGACGGGGCCATAGATCATCAGAGTGTAACCTTAAGATGCGTTGCAAAACCTGTGATGGTCGTCACTTGCTTGTTTTACATGAGGTTAATGCATGGAACAAGGAGAAAGCAGTGGAAAAACAGGAACCATGTGCTGGCCCTGTTATGGGTGAGGCTGCCAACGATGTGTTATTCATTGACAAGCCTCCAGGAAGTCGTAAGGTACTGTTAAAGATATGCAAAGTCATTCTAAGAAATGGAGATCGATCCATGAATGCTTATGCCATTCTTGATGATGGCTCAGAAAGAACCATCTTGTTGAATGCTGCAGCAAATCGGCTGAAACTAAAAGGTAAGGCAGAGGACTTGCCCCTACGCACAGTCAGACAAGAATTAAAGATCCTGCATGGGGCGGCCGTTTCCTTTTACATTTCACCAGCCTGCCAGCCAAACAAGATGTATCAGATCAATGGAGCCTTCACTGCATCAGAGTTGGGGCTTGGAGTGCACTGTCATCCAGTTAAAGATTTGCAGAAAAGGTACCATCATCTTAAAGGACTTCCCCTCCAAGAGATTGAAACTGCTCATCCGGTTTTGCTCATAGGATCTGACTGCCCTCACTTAATCACCCCAGTCGAGCCAGTCCGCTTGGGGCCACCAGGGGTCCTGCTGCGGTCAAAACTCTCCTTGGATGGACTTTGCAAGGACCGGTTCAAGCTCTGCAACATCATCTTAAAGAGCAACAATGTCTGTTCACTACAAGTTGGTCACCCTCTGCTACTTTGCATGAACAAGTTGAAAGACTCTGGCAAATGGATGTCCTTCCTTGGAGGGATGAGAAAATTAGTACCCGATCAGTACAAGACCAGCAGTCACTAAAACTACTAGAACAAAAAACTATCAGAATTGAAGTTGATAAAATTCAACGATATGCTACCCCACTGCTCAGAGTCAAAAATATGCCTCCTCTTTGTGCACCTAAAGCAGCAGTAATGCCTCAGTTAAGAAGCCTAGAGCGTCGTCTCATTAAGTCCCCTGATCAAGCAGCTATCTACCAGGCTGAGATTAAAAGACTAGAACAGGCTGGGTACATCGCTGAACTGCAGTCGGGAGAAGAAGATCCTCAAGTGAGCTGGTATATCCCACACCATATGGTTGAACATAACGGGAAACATCGAGTGGTTTTCAATTGTTCATTCCAGTTCCAAGGGAACAACCTCAATGAATTGTTACTTCCAGGACCAACGCTGACTTCCTCACTACTGGCTGTGCTATTAAGATTCCGGGAACATTCTATCGCTATCAGTAGTGACATTAAGGGAATGTTCCACCAGATTAGACTTCTGCCTGAAGATCGGCCCCTTCTCCGTTTCTTATGGAGAGATTTAGATATGGAAGTGAAGCCCAGGGTCTATGAATGGCAAGTTCTCCCCTTTGGGACCACTAGTAGCCCATGTTGTGCTGTCTTTGCCATGCAGAAGCACATCCTGGAAAACAGTCAGCCTGGTGAAAAGGTACGTGATGCGGTATTGAAGGCATTTTATGTTGACAATTATCTGCAAAGTCTACCTTCTGTAGATGAAGCAAAGCTATTGGTAGATCAACTGCAGAGTGTCTTAGCAGAAGGAGGATTCGAACTCCGGCAATGGGCCAGCAATTCACCCACAGCTATTAGTCATTTGCCAGCAGCATCCAGATCTGACAATGCTGAGCAATGGATTGCTAAGGGTAATTCTCTCAACCATGAATCAGTGCTTGGTCTACAGTGGAACTGTGAAACTGATACCTTGTCCTATAAGGTCCGTGCTGTAGAGTGCCGGGAAGTCACCATGCGTAACATCTATAAAGTGCTTTCCAGCCAATATGATCCTCTTGGCTACATCGTCCCATATACCACTCGTGCAAAGGTAATAGTGCAGCGATTATGGGATAAGAAGAGAGACTGGGATGATCCTAAATTACCTGAGGATTTAGTGAACGAGTGGAACAGATGGTCAAAGGAGCTCAATGACTTACAACATATAGCTTTACCCAGATGCTATTGCAGTGCACCAAAGGATAATGTTTCAAGCCAGCGTGATATCCATATCTTTTGTGACTCATCCGAGTGTGCCTATGGGTCTGTCGCCTATCTCCGAACAGAAGATCAAAACGGAGAGGTGGAAATCACATTCATAGTAGCCAGGTCAAGAGTGGCTCCTAAGAAACGTTTGTCGATCCCTTGTCTAGAACTATGTGCAGCTCTGACAGGTGCTCAGTTGGCTAAGATCCTGCAGAATGAATTGACTTTGCCCATTCACCAAGTTTTTCTTTGGTCTGATTCTACCACAGTTTTAACCTGGATTAAATCTGAATCCTGTCGATTCAAAGTTTTCGTTGGTACACGAATAACCGAGATTCAGGACCTTACCAGCTACTGTGAATGGCGGTATGTGGATTCAGAGAGTAACCCTGCGGATGACATTACTCGAGGTAAAAGATTGGCAGAACTAGGGCCACAAAGTCGTTGGAATACAGGACCATCATTCCTTCAGCTTCCATCAGATCAGTGGCCGGTTACACCTCCATCCTGTGCTATAGCTGGTGATGAACTAAGAAACTCTACGTTTTGTGGTCTGTCTAATATTGTACCTCATTTGTCTATACCTGATCCAAGTAAATTTCTGACCTTTCAAGAGTTATTGACTGCCACTGTAGAATCTCTCAGGGAAAATGGAACCAGCATATCAGCTGTAGACTTTCAACAGGCTGAAATGGCTATCCTTCAGCAAGCTCAGTGGGAAAGCTTTCCTTCTGAGATGGCACAACTTATAGCAGGAAGACAACTAAATACTAACAGTCGACTACTTAGCCTTGCCCCTGAACTTGACCCTGC
The sequence above is drawn from the Labeo rohita strain BAU-BD-2019 chromosome 25, IGBB_LRoh.1.0, whole genome shotgun sequence genome and encodes:
- the LOC127156514 gene encoding uncharacterized protein LOC127156514; translated protein: MPQLRSLERRLIKSPDQAAIYQAEIKRLEQAGYIAELQSGEEDPQVSWYIPHHMVEHNGKHRVVFNCSFQFQGNNLNELLLPGPTLTSSLLAVLLRFREHSIAISSDIKGMFHQIRLLPEDRPLLRFLWRDLDMEVKPRVYEWQVLPFGTTSSPCCAVFAMQKHILENSQPGEKVRDAVLKAFYVDNYLQSLPSVDEAKLLVDQLQSVLAEGGFELRQWASNSPTAISHLPAASRSDNAEQWIAKGNSLNHESVLGLQWNCETDTLSYKVRAVECREVTMRNIYKVLSSQYDPLGYIVPYTTRAKVIVQRLWDKKRDWDDPKLPEDLVNEWNRWSKELNDLQHIALPRCYCSAPKDNVSSQRDIHIFCDSSECAYGSVAYLRTEDQNGEVEITFIVARSRVAPKKRLSIPCLELCAALTGAQLAKILQNELTLPIHQVFLWSDSTTVLTWIKSESCRFKVFVGTRITEIQDLTSYCEWRYVDSESNPADDITRGKRLAELGPQSRWNTGPSFLQLPSDQWPVTPPSCAIAGDELRNSTFCGLSNIVPHLSIPDPSKFLTFQELLTATVESLRENGTSISAVDFQQAEMAILQQAQWESFPSEMAQLIAGRQLNTNSRLLSLAPELDPATQLLRIGGRLRRCEDIESGLMHPIVLDPQHPVTTLLIKDYDIKLFHPGPERVLAEMRRKYWILRGREAIRRYQRKDCPVCQKFRKTPQIPRMADLPPARLRLFKPAFYSTGIDCFGPYLVKIGRRSEKRWGILFKCMTTRAVYIDLLPRLDTDSFLMALRRFIARRGKPFEVLCDQGTNFKGGEKELHQTYTELAPELQEQLACQQIIFRFNPPHAPHYGGCWEREIRSLKQALQVTLGTHPIPEETLHTVLIEIEGILNSKPLGYTSSNASDPDSITPNSLLMGRPDSSLPQVIYPQSELLSRRRWRHSQVIADHFWKRFIQFYLPGLQIRGKWQRESPDIKVGTIVMIVDPHFPRARWPIGQVSQVFTGVDNRIRTVEVKVKDKSYVRPVAKVIQLPAIPD
- the LOC127156513 gene encoding uncharacterized protein LOC127156513; translation: MNQTTHAQKIKDIKELKLHLHVSDRTSVVNWSPTGYPHWVKSSSFLYGPSSRSPEFSTVMEMQPSEDVPVERPRRQISLPAHLQDYDLSGYDLHRSLSPPSYSHKPPGVLSPEEDDRIDTPHVAAQHGDYHSPQQWYVADRWDQHMEALREENADLKKLQSDLITTVQQLKEERDDLKQANVKFASQMSQLEAEVKQLLSWQNQQSQPPQASTLSVSCQSKVLDRPKPVPAPRKPRSTEPTVNPNRAPASHDASQDSSSPESVERSEYSSSQESLSSSVDGLSLSSSRQRKVKTSPINDKRICQRKHGDHAKKVRSYFRSPSPHHSSRPRHNLFSRSRRRHHHSPSPPTDQERVYRGPAPTIPDLIHPNPREFARLKIALENILPADATERFKFHVLLEHLKLEEAQLIAESYSSSRHPYTNTMDALNQQYGQPHQLALQRIVELMDGPSISTGDIKTFRMYALRVRSLVGMLKQLGKPGMVELRCGSHVSRLLSKLPHDLRSSFRRFIYPLDIKIPTLLNFADWLEYEIQVQEDSTRYTSRSGRGYSTSSSREMPRKVKSYYKGTEVLLGTEKSPSSPPYSSSVTAKTTKGKAYCPYCDNNKHSLNNCVNFSQLSKSQRQNWIKGHNHCWRCGRGHRSSECNLKMRCKTCDGRHLLVLHEVNAWNKEKAVEKQEPCAGPVMGEAANDVLFIDKPPGSRKVLLKICKVILRNGDRSMNAYAILDDGSERTILLNAAANRLKLKGKAEDLPLRTVRQELKILHGAAVSFYISPACQPNKMYQINGAFTASELGLGVHCHPVKDLQKRYHHLKGLPLQEIETAHPVLLIGSDCPHLITPVEPVRLGPPGVLLRSKLSLDGLCKDRFKLCNIILKSNNVCSLQVGHPLLLCMNKLKDSGKWMSFLGGMRKLVPDQYKTSSH